A genomic window from Nitrospira sp. includes:
- a CDS encoding 4-hydroxy-tetrahydrodipicolinate synthase: MFTGSLVAIVTPFRNGKLDERALGDLIEWQINNGTHGIVPCGTTGESATLTHAEHDRVVAFTVEVVRRRVPVVAGTGSNSTAEAIALTKHAKAAGVDGALLITPYYNKPTQEGLYLHYKAVAEAVDLPLVVYNIPGRTGVNMLPSTIARLAVCPTVVAVKEGSGTVQQASEIIQLCGDRLTVLAGDDALTLPMMAVGGKGVITVTANLLPGKMAQLVNAFLAGRVDEARELHYELYPLFTALFYETNPIPVKEALHVMGKIDREMRLPLCPMGKDTREKLLQVMKAAGLV, encoded by the coding sequence ATGTTTACAGGGTCTTTAGTGGCCATTGTGACGCCGTTCAGGAACGGCAAGCTGGATGAGCGAGCCCTCGGTGACCTTATTGAATGGCAGATCAACAATGGTACCCACGGAATTGTCCCTTGTGGGACCACCGGTGAATCGGCCACGCTCACCCATGCCGAACACGATCGTGTGGTGGCCTTCACGGTTGAGGTGGTTAGGCGCCGAGTCCCTGTCGTCGCGGGCACGGGCTCCAACAGTACCGCCGAAGCGATTGCCCTCACCAAGCATGCCAAGGCAGCAGGTGTGGATGGCGCGTTGCTGATTACGCCCTATTACAACAAGCCTACTCAGGAAGGTCTGTACCTTCACTACAAGGCGGTTGCTGAAGCAGTCGACCTTCCGCTCGTCGTATACAACATTCCAGGGCGAACCGGCGTCAATATGTTGCCGAGCACCATTGCGCGTCTGGCGGTCTGTCCGACGGTGGTAGCGGTGAAGGAAGGGAGCGGTACCGTTCAGCAGGCTTCGGAAATTATCCAGCTGTGCGGAGACCGACTCACCGTGTTAGCCGGGGATGATGCGTTGACCTTGCCCATGATGGCGGTTGGTGGCAAAGGGGTCATCACCGTGACTGCGAATCTGCTTCCCGGGAAAATGGCCCAGTTGGTCAATGCCTTTCTTGCCGGTCGGGTCGATGAGGCGCGGGAGCTGCACTATGAATTGTATCCCTTATTCACCGCGCTATTTTATGAGACCAATCCGATTCCGGTGAAGGAAGCGCTCCATGTGATGGGTAAGATCGATCGGGAGATGCGGCTGCCGCTCTGTCCGATGGGGAAAGATACCCGCGAAAAACTGCTACAAGTAATGAAGGCTGCCGGCTTGGTCTAA
- the dapB gene encoding 4-hydroxy-tetrahydrodipicolinate reductase, producing MIKVVVTGAAGRMGSRLVSLVKDSAFLTLAGAVESKGHHALGEDSGEVAGCGRTGVPIVEDLSSLMERGEVVVDFTTPPATLGHLRIVAQHRRGIVVGTTGFSPAELEELRSVSKQIPCVFSPNMSVGVNVIYKVIAEMAKTLGEDYDIEVIEAHHRLKKDAPSGTALKMAEVLARAVNRDLGQVGVYARKGLIGERKKGEIGIQTIRAGDIVGDHTVMFGTMGERIEVTHRASSRDTFARGALRAARWLVKQPPGLYDMLDVLSLK from the coding sequence ATGATTAAGGTGGTTGTTACAGGGGCGGCCGGACGCATGGGTTCGCGTCTCGTGTCCCTAGTCAAGGATTCGGCATTTCTCACCCTGGCGGGTGCGGTGGAGAGCAAGGGACATCATGCCCTTGGTGAAGACTCCGGGGAGGTGGCCGGCTGTGGGCGTACAGGTGTGCCGATTGTAGAAGATCTGTCCAGTCTGATGGAACGGGGTGAGGTGGTGGTGGATTTTACCACTCCGCCAGCCACGCTTGGGCACTTGAGGATTGTGGCGCAGCATCGACGGGGCATTGTCGTTGGAACCACGGGGTTTTCTCCTGCTGAATTGGAGGAGCTCCGTAGCGTAAGCAAGCAGATTCCCTGCGTGTTCTCACCCAACATGAGTGTCGGGGTGAATGTGATCTACAAGGTGATTGCCGAAATGGCCAAGACGCTGGGCGAAGACTATGACATTGAGGTCATCGAAGCGCACCATCGTCTGAAGAAAGATGCGCCCAGTGGTACTGCTTTGAAGATGGCAGAGGTCTTGGCCAGGGCCGTGAATCGAGATCTTGGCCAGGTCGGAGTCTATGCGCGCAAGGGATTGATCGGGGAGCGTAAGAAAGGCGAAATTGGGATTCAGACGATTCGCGCCGGAGACATTGTCGGCGATCACACGGTGATGTTTGGGACCATGGGTGAACGTATCGAGGTCACCCATCGTGCGAGTAGTCGGGACACGTTTGCACGCGGGGCACTTCGCGCCGCCCGCTGGCTCGTGAAGCAGCCGCCCGGACTTTACGATATGCTGGACGTATTGAGCCTCAAGTAA